The bacterium genome includes the window GCCACCTCGTGGCCGAGCACCGCGGCAGCCTGAGCGCCGAGAACCGCGCGGAGGGCGGCGCCCGCTTCCGGCTCGGCCTGCCGCTGGCCGCGCGGCGCGCCTGACAAGCGCGCCCGCTTGCGCTACACTCCGCCGAGGCGAAAGGTGAGCCCATGGCCGAGGCGCCCCGCATCCTGCTCGTCGACGACGAGGAGCTGAACCGCGAGTACATGGCGGAGCTGCTCGGCGAGCGCGGCTACCGCGTCGAGACCGCGGTGGACGGCCTGGACGCCCTCGCCCGCCTGAAGGCCGAGCCCTTCGACCTGCTCGTCACCGACCTCAACATGCCGCGCCTGGACGGCCTCGGCCTGCTGCGCAAGCTCGCCGAGGAGGGGCTCGAAGTGAGCGCGCTCCTGATCACGGCCTACGGCAGCGTCGAGGCCGCGGTCGAGGCGCTCAAGCTGGGCGCCCTCGACTTCCTCGAAAAGCCCGCGCACGGCGGCCTCGGCCCGCGGCTGCAGCTCGCGGTGGAGCAGGCGCTGAGCCGCCGGCAGCTGCTGCGGCGCACGCGGAGCCTCGAGGTCGCGCTCGAGCCGGGCGGCGAGGAGCTCGTCGGCAAGAGCGCGACGGTGGAATTGCTGCGCAGCAAGTGCCGCAAGCTGGGCCCCTCGCAGAAGACCGTGCTCATCCGCGGCGAGACGGGCACCGGCAAGGAGCTGGTCGCGCGGGCCATCCACCGCTACGGGCCGCGGGCGAAGCGCCCCTTCGTGGCGATCAACTGCGCGGCGATCGACCGCCAGCTCCTCAGCAGCGAGCTCTTCGGCCATGTGCGCGGCGCCTTCACGGGCGCGGTGAGCGACCGGCCGGGCAAGTTCGAGGCCGCCGACGGCGGCACGCTCTTCCTCGACGAGATCGGCGAGATGGATCTCGAGCTGCAGGCGCGCCTCCTGCGCGTGCTCGAAACGCACGAGGTGGAACGCCTGGGGAGCAACCAGCCGATTCGCGTGGACCTGCGCATCGTCGCGGCGACGAACCGCGTGCTCGAGCAGGAGATCGCGGCGGGGCGCTTCCGCGAGGACCTCTTCCACCGGCTCAACATCATCGCCCTGCAGACGCCGGCCCTGCGCGAGATCCCCGAGGACATCCCGCTGCTCGCCGAGCACTTCCTGCGCCGCGATCCCGAGGGCCGCGGCAAGCGCTTCACCGACGCGGCGCTGACCAAGCTCGCGGGCCACCGCTGGCCGGGCAACATCCGCGAGCTCAGGCACGTGGTCGAGCAGGCCGTCTTCTATGCCGAGGGCAAGCAGATCGACGCCGAGGACATCACGCTGCCCGAGCCGCGCGGCGCGGCGCTGGACTTCCTCGACGGCGGCCTCACGCTCGCCGAGATCGAGCGCGAGGCCCTCGTCCGTCGCCTCGCCCAGTGCGGCGGCAGCCGGCGGCGCGCGGCGCGCGGTCCTTGCAGAGCAGCGTCGAGCCGTCGACGTTGAGCGGGAAGGGCTGGTCGCAGGCGATCTCGAGCGTCTTCGTCGCCGCGTAGTGTTCCATCCCCCAGCGCGCGGGATCGCGGCGGATGGCGCCGCTGCGCGCCGCCGCCGCCTGGCGCAGCAGCGAGAAACCGCCGCGGTCGCGCAGGGCGTAGCAGTGGAAGCGGCCGGAGCCCAGGGCGTCCTCGCTGTAGGCGAGCTGAGGGCCCAGGTAGCCGTTCACGAGGATCAAGGCCTGGAAGCGGCCGCTTGCCGCCTCGGCGCCGTCCACCGTGAGCCGCCAGTGTCGCCGCTTCGTGAAGGGTGCCTTGAGGACGCGCTCACCGACCGCCAGGCTCATGCCGGTGGTGAAGGGGCCGAGGTCCCCGAAGAGCTGACTGAGCACACCCTTGTACCACTTCATGAAGCGGTTCTCGGTGAAGTGCGGAATGCGGCCGAAAAGACCCGCGCCGCCGTAGCCGACGAAGTGCTTCACGGGCAGGCCCGTGCCCGGCGCTTCCACGCGCAGCAGGTCGCAGGGCTCGGTGCGATCGGCGGCGATCGCCTCCGAGAACACGCGCACCGCGGCCTCGATCTCGTCGGGCATGCCGAGCACCTTGCCGATCAGGTCGGCCGAGCCCTTGCGCAGGAAGCCGAGGCGGATCTCATCGAGCGGCGGCTCGGCGTCGAGGATGCCCGCGAGCACCGCGTTGAAGGTCCCCGAGCCGCCGGCCGAGATGAGGATGCGCGCGCCGTCCCGCACCAGTTCGGCGGCCCGGGCGCGGGCCTCGCGGTGGCCCTCGATCGCTGTCAGGGGCGCAGGTTCGTCCAGCCGGCCTCGCGAAAGAGCGGCTCGATGCGCTGCACCTTGCCCCAGTCCGCGATCGAGCCCGAGACCGCCGTGGCGATCACCTCGATGCGAGCGTCCTTGCTAGCCATTGGCCACCTCCCCCAGGCCGCGCGCGAAGCGCGCGGCGGCATCCGTCAGCAGTTCGACCGGCTGGGTCCCGTCCAGCCGCAGGACGGGCAGGCCGAGCCGCGCCTCGGCGGCCGCGCAGACGGCCGCATAGGAGCGCTGGAGCAGCGCGAGCTTCTCGACCGTTTCGTGCACTTGCCGCGTTTCACCGCGCGTGGCGATGCGCGCGACGGCTATCTCGGCCGGCAGTTCGATGAGGACCGCCGCCGCCGGCAGCTCGAGCCGGAAGGGCACGAGCGCGCGCAGGCGGCGGAGTTCGGGGTGGCGTCGCCGCGCGGCGGCGCTGCCGCGGCCAGCGAGCTGGAGCAGCGCGGCCGCCGCGAAGTCGGGGTTCACTTCGCCGGGACGGTAGAGCGCGAGCCAGCCGGCGAGGTTCAAGAGCGGCGAGCCATCGAGCAGCACCCAGTCGGGGTCGTACCAGCGGCGGCACTCGCGCAGGAGGTCCTCCCTGAGCAGCAGCTCGGCCAGCTTGGGCAGCTTGTAGCCGCCCAGGCTCTTCGCCGATTTCGCGCGGCGGCTGAGGCGCTGGCGCAGGCGCTCGGCGGGCAAGGGCTGCAGGGCCTGCAGCTCGCCGCTCGCGTAGCGCTGGAGCGCGTCCCCCACGAGACAGGTGCTGCCGCCCGCCGAGAGCGCGAGGGCCAGCTCGCGGGCCAGGGTGCTCTTGCCTGAGCCGTCGATGCCGAGCACGGCGAGCGCACGCGTTGCGCGGCGCGGTGTATAGCGCGTTTGCCGGCGCCCGCGCTCGGCGGCGACCAGCTCGGCAACCTCACCCTGGAGGCTGAGCGCCAGCGCCCGCGGGCGCCCTTCGAGATGGCGGGCCGGGCCCAGCAGCACGCGGTTCCAGACCGGCAGGGGCAGGGCCGCGCCGCGCGGCAGCGCGCGCTCGGGACCGCTCAGCGCGGCGGGGATCACGGGCAGCCCGGGATGCCGCTCGAGCAGCCAGCCGACGCCGCCGCGAAAGGGCGCCAGCACGCCCGGCTCGCCGCGCGTGCCCTCGGGGAAAAGAATGAGGCTCTCACCCGCGGCGAGCGCGCGGTCCATCGCCGCGAGGCTCTCCGTGGCCGAGGCGCCGCGGTCCACCCAGACGGGCGCGAGCAGGCGATCCATGAGGTGCACGAGCCGACGCGAGCGCCCAAAGTGATCGGCGGCGGCCACCGGCCGCGTGCGCGCGAGCCGCTCGCGCGGGATCGCGCTGAGCAGGAGCAGGGCGTCGAGGTGGCTGTTGTGATTGGCGACGATGAGGAACTGCTGCAGCGTGGCGAGCTGCGCCGTGCCCTGCGCGTGCAGGCCGAAGAGCGCGCGCAGCAGCGGACGTAGGACGAGCACATGAAATGACGTGCGCCCGTCCATGGCGGCTAGAAGAGCTCCGTGGCGTAGCGGAGCAGGTGGAAGCCCACGGGGGCGGCGAAGAGCAGCGGGCGCAGGCCGTCGATGATGCGCCCGCGCCCCGGCTCGAGGGCCTCCAGGTCGATGCCTAGATCGCGCTCCACCGCGCGCAGCGTGAAGTTGCCCATCAGCACGAGGAGCGGCAGGAGCGCGGCCAGCAGCAGACCCTGCGGCCGCGTGAGCCCGGCCGGCAGGCCGACCAGCATGCAGAGCAGGAAGGCCGGCGGCGTCGCGGCGAGATAGGCGAGCGGCGGCCCGCCGCCGGCGCGGCGCACGAAGCGCTCGAGGAGGTCGGTGAGATAGGCGACGAGCAAGAGGAGCAGCGCCAGGCCGAGCGCACTGCGCGCGAGGTAGGCCAGGTGGCCCAGGCAGTAGACGAAGAGGAAGAGCCCGAGGTCCAGCGCCCCCATCGAGAAGACGCTGCCGCGCGCGCTGCCGCCCAGCGCGACGAGGAAGGGCAGCAGCACGAACACGTAGACCGGCACGGCGACGATGAAGAAGCCGTACCAGTCCGCCACTACCAGCCAGAACTGCAACGGCACCGCGAGATAGGCGGCGAGCATCGCCCAGCGATCTTCCGCGCGCAGATCGGCGAGCGAAAGGTACTCGCGCAGGCCGGCGAAGCTGACGAGGGCCATCAGCCAGGCGGCAACGGTGAAGGAGAGCCAGCGCGCGACGGCCAGGCAGGCCAAGAGCGCGAGCGGCGCAAGCAGCGTGGATCGGCTCTGGGTCATCGACCACCCCCGGCGCCCAGCAACGCAATGCTGGGCGCCGGAAGCGGAGAAGTCAAGGCCGCGCTCAGCGCAGCAGGATCAGCTTGGCCGTGGCCGCGAGGCCGGAGCCTTCCAGATGCGCGAGGTAGACGCCGCTCGGCTGCTCGCGGCCGGCCGCGTCGCGGCCGTCCCAGTCGAAATGCTGCTCGCCGGCGGGCAGCGTGCCTGCGAAGACGGTGAAGAGCCGCCGCCCGCTCACGTCGCACACGCTCAGCTCTACCGTCGCCCGTGCGGCGAGCGTGAAGCGCAGGGTCGTCTTCGGGTTGAAGGGGTTCGGCTGGGCGCTGAGCGCGACCGGCGGCGCGGGCACCGACTCCGTCGCTGTCACCGTCGGGTCCAGGGCCAGGACGACCTGGCTCGGCGCGTCGAAGTCCTGCGTGAAGACGATCGCCGGCGAGATCTTGTAGCGGAGATCCATGTCCGCGTCCCTGCCCCGCTGGCAGCAGAAGCTCTGGCTGTAGTCCGTCCAGACATCGCCCTCACGCACCATGTAGAAGAGCCCCTTCCAGGTCGGCATCATGTTGAAGCCGTAGTGCTGCTGGAACCAGACCGCGTGCACGCGGCCGGCTTCGTCGGCGGCAATCGCTGGATCTTGTGGCCAGGTGTAGGTGTCGAACTCGACGGTGAGATCTTCCGGATCGCTCCAGGCCCCGATCGGGCCGCCGTGGGTGTAGTGGATCACGTTGCAGGGGCAGGTCGGCTGGGGCCCGTTGCTCAGCACATGCTGCTCCTCGTCGATGCCGCAGGCCGCAGCGAACTCGCCGCCGTAGACGAACTGCCCCGGATGCAGCGCGACAGGTGCCTGCCAGACGCCACCGACGCGCTCGCTGTAGACGAGGCCTTCCTCCTGCATCGCATAGGCGCGAGGCCGCCAGGCTCCTAGGTCCGGCACAGGCAGGGCCTGCGCGAAACAGGGGGCGCCCCAGCTGCTGCCTGCCGGCACCAGCTCGGCATC containing:
- a CDS encoding sigma-54-dependent Fis family transcriptional regulator — its product is MAEAPRILLVDDEELNREYMAELLGERGYRVETAVDGLDALARLKAEPFDLLVTDLNMPRLDGLGLLRKLAEEGLEVSALLITAYGSVEAAVEALKLGALDFLEKPAHGGLGPRLQLAVEQALSRRQLLRRTRSLEVALEPGGEELVGKSATVELLRSKCRKLGPSQKTVLIRGETGTGKELVARAIHRYGPRAKRPFVAINCAAIDRQLLSSELFGHVRGAFTGAVSDRPGKFEAADGGTLFLDEIGEMDLELQARLLRVLETHEVERLGSNQPIRVDLRIVAATNRVLEQEIAAGRFREDLFHRLNIIALQTPALREIPEDIPLLAEHFLRRDPEGRGKRFTDAALTKLAGHRWPGNIRELRHVVEQAVFYAEGKQIDAEDITLPEPRGAALDFLDGGLTLAEIEREALVRRLAQCGGSRRRAARGPCRAASSRRR